In Flavobacterium endoglycinae, one DNA window encodes the following:
- the dut gene encoding dUTP diphosphatase has translation MKIQIINKSQHDLPNYETIASAGMDLRANILEPITLKPLERTIVKTGLFIELPIGYEAQVRPRSGLAAKKGVTVLNSPGTVDADYRGEIGVILVNLSNEEFVIENGERIAQLIIAKHERAEWIEVEELSETSRGAGGFGSTGVK, from the coding sequence ATGAAAATACAAATTATCAATAAATCACAACACGATTTACCAAACTACGAAACCATTGCTTCTGCAGGAATGGATTTACGTGCCAATATTTTGGAACCAATTACGTTAAAACCATTAGAAAGAACAATTGTAAAAACAGGACTTTTTATTGAATTGCCAATTGGTTACGAAGCACAAGTACGGCCAAGAAGTGGTCTGGCAGCCAAAAAAGGAGTAACAGTATTAAATTCGCCAGGAACTGTCGATGCTGATTATAGAGGTGAAATTGGAGTGATTTTGGTAAATTTATCAAACGAGGAATTTGTAATCGAAAACGGAGAACGAATCGCACAATTAATTATTGCCAAACACGAAAGAGCGGAATGGATAGAAGTAGAAGAACTTTCTGAAACATCAAGAGGAGCAGGAGGATTTGGCAGTACTGGAGTAAAATAA